A window of Equus caballus isolate H_3958 breed thoroughbred chromosome 10, TB-T2T, whole genome shotgun sequence contains these coding sequences:
- the LOC138916036 gene encoding basic proline-rich protein-like — translation MAAVEAWKPQASGTPSLQGAAPTARQLQGGPRGEQPAAEGGGVLRSEEVWPDGAWPEGKGGAERPEAPPTSASVRRPRRQPRVFGGFPGGRWLRMRPPRQRLLSGRGPRNSQEPVLPAPSHQTPPVFLQPRPLQGPVPRPSQAPAPPPAGTSAPPLSGPSPAPAGTPAPPLAGPAALLPTEIRALQSQGPKPGPLQRPVPNPSQGSKPRRDPCLFPSRALPAPSFAAPSCLGLHCPPNSASLAPAAPPPAGPAPRKAPSLAAILAPPPSGLTHRSVHGPQDSALEASLAPPPKPPLPRPPLAAWVPPRPRSSGVIGPLSPQ, via the exons GAAACCGCAGGCGTCAGGCACACCCAGCCTGCAGGGAGCGGCGCCCACTGCCCGCCAGCTCCAGGGAGGCCCACGTGGGGAGCAGCCAGCTGCCGAGGGGGGGGGTGTCCTGCGGAGCGAGGAGGTGTGGCCAGATGGGGCGTGGCCGGAAGGCAAGGGCGGTGCGGAGCGCCCCGAGGCCCCGCCCACTTCCGCCTCAGTGCGCCGACCTCGCAGGCAGCCAAGGGTTTTTGGCGGCTTCCCTGGAGGCCGTTGGCTGCGCATGC GCCCTCCGCGCCAGCGCCTCCTCAGTGGCCGCGGCCCCCGCAACTCTCAGGAGCCAGTCCTTCCAGCGCCCTCCCACCAGACCCCGCCTGTGTTCCTGCAGCCCCGCCCCCTACAGGGGCCCGTGCCCCGCCCCTCTcaggccccagccccgccccctgcagggacctctgcccctcccctctcaggccccagccccgcccctgcagggacccctgcccctcccctcgcAGGCCCCGCAGCCCTGCTCCCTACAGAGATCCGTGCCCTGCAGTCGCAAGGCCCGAAGCCCGGCCCCCTACAGAGACCCGTGCCCAACCCCTCACAGGGCTCGAAGCCCCGCCGGGACCCGTGCCTCTTCCCCTCTCGGGCCCTTCCAGCACCGTCCTTCGCAGCCCCCTCCTGCCTTGGTCTTCATTGCCCTCCTAACTCCGCCTCGCTGGCCCCGGCAGCCCCGCcccccgcaggccccgcccccagaaAGGCCCCGTCCCTTGCAGCCATCCTAGCTCCGCCCCCCTCGGGGCTGACCCACCGGTCTGTTCACGGCCCCCAGGATTCAGCACTGGAGGCCTCCTTGGCCCCTCCTCCCAAGCCTCCCCTCCCGCGCCCTCCCCTCgctgcctgggtcccaccccGGCCGCGGTCCTCAGGCGTCATTGGCCCCTTATCTCCTCAGTAA